In Mucilaginibacter celer, one DNA window encodes the following:
- a CDS encoding exopolyphosphatase, whose amino-acid sequence MSKRVAVMDLGTNTFHLLIAEGDIHNYREIVHITEAVKLGEGGINKGYIIPEAFRRGVDTMKHFHQLIEDNNASAVRAIATSALRSASNGHDFIREVEAQTGIVIEIIAGEQEAGFIYEGVKLSGILDDKNSLIMDIGGGSVEFILCNAHQIHWKQSFEIGAARLLDQFHRTDPIPQASIEALNLYLEDNLNDLFIATANAEIDRLIGSSGAFETFAGLIETEKGEVFDLKKIQYYHFNEQELLTLSNKIILSNHHERAANPGIIAVRVDMIVAASLVTRFIMHTLGIHNISMCTNSLKEGVLAGMLA is encoded by the coding sequence ATGAGTAAACGCGTTGCAGTGATGGATTTGGGTACAAATACCTTCCATTTATTAATTGCCGAAGGCGATATCCACAACTATCGCGAAATAGTACACATTACTGAAGCCGTTAAACTTGGCGAAGGTGGTATTAACAAGGGATACATCATTCCGGAGGCTTTTCGGCGCGGCGTTGATACCATGAAGCATTTTCATCAACTTATTGAAGATAACAATGCAAGCGCAGTGAGAGCAATAGCCACATCAGCCCTGCGCAGTGCATCAAACGGGCATGATTTTATCAGGGAAGTGGAAGCACAAACCGGAATAGTTATTGAGATCATCGCCGGCGAACAGGAAGCCGGGTTTATTTATGAAGGTGTTAAACTAAGCGGAATCCTCGACGATAAAAATTCGCTTATTATGGATATTGGCGGAGGGAGCGTAGAGTTTATCTTGTGCAATGCTCATCAAATCCATTGGAAACAAAGCTTTGAAATTGGCGCTGCCCGCCTGCTGGACCAGTTTCACCGTACCGACCCAATTCCGCAGGCTTCTATCGAAGCACTGAATTTGTATTTGGAAGATAATCTGAACGATCTGTTTATTGCTACCGCAAATGCTGAAATAGATAGGCTGATAGGCTCATCGGGTGCATTTGAAACATTTGCAGGGCTGATTGAGACAGAAAAAGGCGAAGTATTTGATCTGAAAAAAATTCAATACTATCATTTTAATGAGCAGGAATTATTGACGCTCAGTAATAAAATCATCCTTTCCAATCATCATGAACGGGCGGCCAACCCGGGGATTATCGCGGTGCGGGTTGATATGATTGTTGCCGCATCGCTGGTAACCCGGTTTATAATGCACACGCTGGGGATTCACAACATAAGCATGTGCACCAACTCGCTAAAGGAGGGCGTTTTGGCAGGCATGCTGGCCTAA
- a CDS encoding carboxypeptidase-like regulatory domain-containing protein, with protein MAIQHISIPKPCHEQWQQMKPVNGGRYCDHCCKTVTDFTVMSNEEIIKQLSAKDNVCGRFAQHQLDGINTSIGTNKKRSLSWLSVLVASVISLTHSPKAQAQTRLVLEQGEFSRKDKMPAPAFNPLVIQGIVTEQGSGLPIPGTTIRCKNGETTSTNLDGGFKLMDVSETDTLVISFIGYKTQKIGVAAITDKSQLKIEMEPVSTIADCLTVVAGGVWVRHSFVHRLWHKIKNIF; from the coding sequence ATGGCCATTCAACACATCAGCATACCTAAACCCTGCCACGAGCAATGGCAACAAATGAAACCTGTTAACGGCGGGCGTTATTGCGATCACTGCTGCAAAACAGTTACCGATTTTACGGTGATGAGCAACGAGGAGATCATCAAACAACTTTCGGCAAAAGATAACGTTTGTGGCAGGTTTGCCCAACACCAGTTGGATGGCATCAACACAAGTATCGGCACAAATAAAAAGCGATCATTATCATGGCTGAGCGTTTTGGTGGCTTCTGTAATAAGCTTAACTCATTCCCCAAAGGCACAAGCCCAAACCAGGCTTGTTCTTGAGCAAGGAGAGTTTTCCCGTAAAGATAAAATGCCTGCTCCTGCTTTTAATCCGTTAGTAATCCAGGGTATTGTAACCGAACAAGGAAGTGGTTTGCCAATTCCGGGGACAACAATCCGCTGTAAAAACGGCGAAACTACGAGTACAAATCTTGATGGCGGGTTTAAGTTAATGGATGTTTCAGAAACTGATACGCTGGTTATTAGTTTTATCGGTTATAAAACGCAGAAAATAGGCGTTGCAGCAATAACAGATAAATCGCAATTAAAAATAGAAATGGAACCCGTTTCAACTATTGCTGATTGCCTAACCGTTGTAGCCGGAGGCGTTTGGGTGCGACATTCTTTTGTTCATCGCCTGTGGCATAAAATAAAAAACATATTTTAG
- a CDS encoding M1 family metallopeptidase — translation MKLKSIGIALLSVLTISAAAQKQKLNPNDTTSNYNPAAAFSPMFYTEKGNDYHSANGAPGAKYWQNRADYTLNVTLDTVTKTISGTEVINYVNNSPDALPYLWLQLDQNTYKKDARSNFFTDRTPAADQHTDGYQIESVSVDYGDVIKAIPFVITDARMQVRLAHPLQKGPIRLRIKYHYTIPGTFGGRTDYCDTKNGKIYEIAQWFPRMCVYDDSHGWDTLPFLGSGEFYLDYGDIDYSVTVPWDMIVAGSGELQNPKEVLTAKQIARLEQARNSDKTIMIRDLAEVNDPASRPVNKGTLTWHFKMLNTRDVAFGASKAFIWDAARVNLPGGKKSMAMSVYPAESYGNDAWGRATEYLKKSIEYFSEKWFVYPYPVAINEAGIAGGMEYPGIVFDGITDKGSVLYWVTAHEIGHNWFPMIVGSNERRYAWMDEGLNTFIDIYASDAFNKGEYAPKRDSEYAPGGGNPADEIIPSLLDPQSPGIMTAPDAIPEKYRHPLTYYKPAFGLVLLREQILGKDRFDYAFKNYIAQWAYKHPQPDDFFRSMENGAGEDLSWFWKGWFYNNWLLDIALIDAKYAGKDASKGITINVVNKEQLPMPFTVEVKFKDGSKKRFYLPVETWLQYKQITYTLPTTQEAESVTVDPDAALPDLNRANNTLKIK, via the coding sequence ATGAAATTAAAATCTATCGGCATTGCCCTACTGTCGGTTTTAACTATCAGCGCGGCTGCGCAAAAACAAAAACTCAATCCTAACGATACCACATCAAACTACAATCCGGCGGCGGCTTTTTCGCCCATGTTTTATACCGAAAAGGGTAATGATTACCATTCGGCCAATGGTGCTCCAGGTGCAAAATACTGGCAAAACCGGGCAGATTATACCCTTAATGTCACTCTTGATACGGTTACCAAAACTATTAGCGGCACCGAGGTGATCAACTACGTTAATAACAGTCCGGATGCCCTGCCCTACCTGTGGTTGCAGCTGGATCAAAACACTTATAAAAAAGATGCCCGTTCCAACTTTTTTACCGATCGCACACCCGCAGCCGATCAGCATACCGATGGCTACCAGATCGAATCGGTATCGGTAGATTATGGCGATGTGATTAAAGCCATACCTTTTGTAATTACTGATGCCCGCATGCAGGTACGCCTGGCACATCCTTTGCAAAAAGGGCCAATCCGCCTGCGCATAAAATACCATTATACCATTCCCGGCACTTTTGGAGGCCGTACTGATTATTGCGATACTAAAAACGGCAAGATCTATGAGATAGCCCAGTGGTTTCCGCGGATGTGTGTTTATGATGACAGCCACGGTTGGGATACCCTGCCATTTTTGGGCAGCGGCGAATTTTATTTAGATTATGGCGATATAGATTATTCTGTTACCGTACCTTGGGATATGATTGTAGCCGGATCGGGCGAGTTGCAGAACCCTAAAGAAGTGTTAACGGCCAAACAAATTGCCCGCTTAGAACAGGCCCGCAATAGCGATAAAACCATCATGATCCGTGATTTGGCCGAGGTTAATGATCCGGCCAGCCGTCCGGTTAATAAAGGCACGCTAACCTGGCATTTTAAAATGCTCAACACCCGCGATGTTGCCTTTGGCGCATCAAAAGCATTTATTTGGGATGCTGCAAGGGTTAACCTGCCCGGCGGCAAAAAATCGATGGCGATGAGCGTTTACCCTGCCGAAAGCTATGGTAACGATGCCTGGGGCAGGGCTACTGAATACCTAAAAAAATCTATCGAATATTTTTCGGAAAAATGGTTTGTATATCCTTACCCTGTTGCCATTAACGAGGCTGGCATAGCCGGCGGCATGGAGTACCCCGGCATTGTATTTGACGGCATTACCGATAAAGGCAGCGTGCTTTACTGGGTAACCGCGCATGAAATTGGCCATAACTGGTTCCCGATGATCGTAGGATCGAACGAGCGCCGTTACGCCTGGATGGATGAAGGCCTGAATACTTTTATTGATATTTACGCCTCGGATGCATTTAACAAAGGCGAGTATGCACCTAAGCGCGACAGCGAATATGCCCCCGGCGGCGGCAACCCTGCGGATGAAATTATCCCCTCACTGCTCGATCCGCAAAGCCCAGGCATTATGACTGCCCCCGATGCCATTCCCGAAAAATACCGCCATCCGCTTACTTATTATAAACCGGCTTTTGGTTTGGTTTTGCTGCGTGAACAGATTTTGGGAAAAGACAGGTTTGACTATGCCTTTAAAAATTACATAGCACAATGGGCCTATAAACACCCCCAACCTGACGACTTTTTCCGCTCGATGGAGAATGGTGCCGGCGAAGATCTATCATGGTTTTGGAAAGGTTGGTTTTACAACAACTGGCTGCTTGATATAGCTTTAATTGATGCTAAGTACGCAGGTAAAGATGCTTCAAAGGGCATTACCATCAACGTGGTAAATAAAGAACAACTGCCAATGCCATTTACTGTTGAAGTGAAGTTTAAAGATGGCAGCAAAAAACGTTTTTACCTGCCGGTAGAAACGTGGCTGCAATACAAACAGATAACTTATACGCTGCCTACCACGCAGGAAGCCGAATCGGTAACTGTTGACCCGGATGCTGCTTTGCCAGATCTTAACCGGGCTAATAATACGCTGAAGATTAAATAA
- a CDS encoding LamG-like jellyroll fold domain-containing protein — protein sequence MKTQLLRVLFAGFLFCLVNAVSAQETSDNATYYYNNFETASANNTTSLGATGVGNATRSSSSITIDASTTSPLNGSVSLRSAVPSPNAIGAIRWDFVGSGTGTIDMTQNDFEWNFIYRNNSSSSPDDPDVMATGNNSWRYWLIANAYAANTMQGFYITHTGTSLSLRYRYDTNSGSGRYNEILNTSMANDQQTYMIKVQRLKDGRWAIFKDVFVTGMTTAKTLVASTTSNTGSSFSTYYYSYLQSTTTSDGRFQWDNFDMYTRVLQFSATGVNGTANNVTQPSYYPNENVIFYGMKITARGNFIVNQFALNTSGAGFEGYFNGTGGLYRSDDSYYSTSSDSYIGSMALTGNAVQNYNISDLLTTSGNTDGTYSVPGYYFVTGTVKSQLNYGNTPYGTITVTSINTFTGNGNSSAISYTGPSSNGNVITFVGQAPPAAPSASAVSRCGAGQVTLTASGGSPSGGTYSWYTAASGGTAVATGASYSPTIVTTKTYYVTYTSGGSESARTAVTATINPIVSSPLTNASISYSFSGNTKDVSGNQNDGVLENTPTLTTDRYGFANSAYSFNGSNQWMSSTTQIAGPQTFTMSLWFNTTTTSGGKLMSFSNGQNVSAQGGYDRHLYMTNSGQLIFGVYNSGYRTITSPLTYNDGNWHHVVVTFGATSGMVMYVDNTSVATSTYYAAETRNGYWKIGYDELSGWPSSPTSPYFSGTIDDVAVYNTELTSSAVSALNDVNQIGAYAPVCAGSPLSIYAPTITGATFTWTPPSGSTVTGNPGVFSSAVAGAYTLTVTGGPGGCSSTATYTPTVNTLPGSNFTATTPVAVNTGSSTVTLTSTYDAAATYTWSFNGGTATGSTQAGYSVSWSTTGTKTISLTVTKGSCSSTTTQTVVVGIAGPSVAGTTLCGAGTATLTVTSPTGATYNWYIDNTTTTPLQSSASASYSPFIGGTTTLYVSYTSGGNTSLRTPVTVTVNPKASSSINSPMLSYPFESGSLTDWSGLSNNGTLQGTTLPTTVADRNGLANGAYSFSGTNASPQYISTTTQYTPLIFSYSVWFKTTTAGGKLIGIGGNQTGSNATQDRNLYMNDAGQLYYGVYNNGTVTINTPSGTAYNDGLWHHVIVTDGPTNGMQIYVDGTLKASTSTYTTPQQISEFWRIGGDSLQGWPSRPSNDYFVGTLDDIAIYNHELSASEITSNDMNLYKFSTMYCANNPLTITAQSWPGSPTYSWVDNANTSLTGTGSPVTFSKATTTNYTLTTTTNGCTQSTAIVTPSMQTYTWTGAAGTTAVGTANNWTNTSTGIAGVAPSLNGTEYIIIPTNGSNVYPVLTAAKSVYTLNIASGAKLDLGSYTLSVGCNIFNSGTLTKGTSAGFNTSAITWNGASPITAQSFTGNSTSGSSDVGNMTVNNTATSGVVTLASGKLDLYNVLTLTSGSLVVSSPATFTLKSVATQTATVAAIPSGLSITGNVSVERYIAGGSSKRGYRLLTSPVNNGSGVFTVNFLKNSAYVTGTTKTAGGFDLSPNANNPSIYFFRENTLVSNTTFSSGNYRGVNNISTAPNYSFDNESGTFTLPAGNGFLFFFRGDRSAGDIAAETVASYVPTGTTFTATGTLNTGNITVKNWYSQTTSLLYSTSSNTGSKTVSGFNLVANPYASTINIEKFNRQASQATSSIYGNGFPNESGTTLSSPLKIWVYNPTTKQYSTYEQKSTAISAADTTTTQNPGISSDGYASNLIASGQGFFIRATATGQTLTFRESAKTNSQPSSAITQAILSSPNRPVIASTSKFAAFAAMPTEQIAQSTPVAGNGGESLLRFRLIKDTVNTDAIVIGLKTDISPAYNEAKDAEDLGGNGAQVSLSAMSSDSVKATIYRSPYPHKVQQVIPLYADATASGAYQLNLSDVSNLPALYQVWLKDSFTKDSVDIKANTLYNFNIDKGNAASFGKDRFKLILRQDPALGLRLVDFTATKVTTGAQTAWQVQNEANYTLFTVQRSTDNGKTWDNISVSKSSGLGGYSYIDPNPANGLNKYRLQLTDVNSDISFSKELPLMYSNTNNNISNSQVMVFPNPATDLINLSIKQTKASSNYNIRLTNSSGILLKNVNITQLYWQNNVSNLTPGTYVIEVIDNKTKSLFGIAKFVKL from the coding sequence TTGAAAACACAATTACTCCGCGTTCTTTTTGCCGGATTCCTGTTTTGTCTGGTTAACGCAGTTTCTGCCCAGGAAACGAGTGATAACGCCACGTACTATTACAACAACTTCGAAACGGCAAGCGCCAACAACACAACTTCTTTAGGCGCAACAGGCGTTGGTAATGCCACCCGTTCAAGCTCGTCAATAACAATCGATGCTTCAACCACCTCCCCGCTTAACGGATCTGTAAGTTTACGCTCTGCTGTTCCGTCGCCCAATGCTATTGGCGCTATCCGCTGGGATTTTGTTGGCAGCGGAACGGGTACTATCGACATGACGCAGAACGACTTTGAGTGGAACTTTATATACAGAAACAACAGTTCAAGCAGTCCTGATGATCCTGATGTTATGGCAACAGGCAACAATAGCTGGCGTTACTGGCTGATTGCCAACGCCTACGCTGCCAACACCATGCAGGGTTTTTATATAACACACACCGGTACTTCGCTTAGCTTAAGATACAGGTACGATACCAACTCGGGCAGTGGCCGGTATAATGAGATTCTGAACACTTCGATGGCCAATGATCAGCAAACCTATATGATTAAGGTACAGCGATTAAAGGACGGACGCTGGGCAATATTTAAAGATGTATTTGTTACCGGCATGACTACTGCAAAAACATTGGTAGCGTCAACTACAAGCAACACAGGCAGCAGTTTCAGCACATACTATTATTCGTACCTGCAATCAACAACTACATCGGATGGCCGTTTTCAGTGGGATAATTTTGATATGTACACCCGTGTTCTACAATTCAGCGCCACCGGTGTTAACGGCACAGCAAATAATGTAACCCAACCTTCCTACTACCCCAATGAAAACGTTATATTTTATGGCATGAAGATTACCGCGAGGGGTAACTTTATAGTCAACCAATTTGCGTTAAATACGTCGGGGGCAGGGTTTGAAGGATATTTTAACGGAACCGGCGGACTTTATCGTTCTGATGATTCTTATTATTCAACCTCTTCCGATTCGTATATAGGTTCAATGGCACTTACCGGAAACGCCGTTCAGAATTACAATATAAGTGACCTGTTGACAACTTCGGGTAACACGGATGGCACCTACTCGGTTCCGGGATATTACTTCGTTACCGGTACAGTAAAATCACAATTAAATTACGGCAACACTCCTTATGGTACTATAACAGTTACCAGTATCAATACCTTTACAGGCAATGGCAACAGCTCAGCAATAAGCTACACCGGCCCTTCATCAAACGGGAATGTGATAACCTTTGTAGGCCAGGCGCCTCCCGCGGCCCCTTCTGCATCAGCCGTTTCCCGTTGCGGCGCAGGGCAGGTTACATTAACTGCATCAGGCGGCTCTCCTTCGGGTGGTACTTATAGCTGGTATACGGCTGCAAGCGGCGGTACAGCGGTGGCTACAGGAGCGAGCTACTCGCCCACCATTGTAACTACCAAAACGTATTATGTAACCTACACATCAGGCGGCAGCGAAAGTGCACGTACGGCGGTTACGGCAACTATTAATCCTATAGTGAGTTCGCCATTAACCAATGCCTCCATTTCGTACTCATTTAGTGGCAATACCAAAGACGTTTCGGGCAACCAGAATGACGGTGTATTAGAAAACACACCTACCTTAACTACCGATAGGTACGGCTTTGCCAACAGCGCTTACAGTTTTAACGGAAGCAACCAGTGGATGTCGTCAACAACACAAATCGCCGGTCCGCAAACGTTTACCATGAGTTTGTGGTTTAATACTACAACCACTTCGGGCGGTAAACTAATGAGTTTTAGTAACGGACAGAACGTTTCGGCGCAGGGCGGATATGACCGTCACCTTTATATGACCAACAGCGGACAGTTGATTTTTGGCGTTTATAACAGCGGTTACCGTACTATAACCTCGCCCTTAACTTATAACGATGGTAACTGGCACCACGTGGTGGTTACATTTGGCGCCACATCGGGCATGGTAATGTATGTGGATAACACATCGGTGGCCACCTCTACCTATTACGCGGCCGAAACAAGAAACGGCTATTGGAAAATTGGCTATGATGAATTAAGCGGATGGCCATCAAGCCCAACAAGCCCTTATTTTAGCGGTACAATTGATGATGTAGCCGTTTACAACACCGAGCTTACAAGTTCTGCAGTATCTGCCTTAAACGATGTTAATCAGATAGGCGCCTACGCTCCTGTTTGCGCAGGAAGCCCGTTAAGCATCTATGCGCCCACCATCACAGGTGCTACCTTTACCTGGACACCGCCAAGCGGCTCTACTGTTACCGGCAACCCGGGTGTATTTTCGAGCGCGGTTGCAGGTGCATATACTTTAACCGTAACCGGAGGGCCTGGTGGCTGCTCATCAACAGCTACTTACACACCAACGGTTAATACCCTGCCGGGTAGTAATTTTACTGCAACAACCCCGGTAGCAGTAAATACCGGTTCATCAACGGTAACATTAACCAGTACATACGATGCTGCTGCAACCTATACATGGTCATTTAACGGTGGTACAGCAACAGGCAGCACACAGGCTGGTTATAGTGTTAGCTGGAGTACCACAGGTACTAAAACCATCAGTCTTACGGTAACCAAAGGTTCATGCTCAAGCACTACTACCCAAACCGTTGTAGTTGGCATTGCGGGCCCTTCGGTAGCAGGCACAACGCTTTGCGGCGCGGGTACGGCAACGCTAACCGTAACAAGCCCCACCGGTGCTACATATAACTGGTATATTGATAATACAACTACAACTCCCCTACAAAGCAGTGCATCTGCAAGTTATTCGCCGTTCATAGGCGGTACAACTACGTTATATGTATCTTACACATCGGGCGGTAACACAAGCTTGCGCACTCCGGTAACTGTTACTGTAAACCCTAAAGCTTCATCATCAATAAACAGCCCGATGCTAAGCTATCCATTTGAAAGCGGCAGTTTAACTGATTGGTCGGGCTTAAGCAATAACGGTACATTACAGGGCACAACTTTGCCAACAACCGTGGCCGACAGGAACGGCCTTGCCAACGGAGCTTACAGCTTTAGTGGTACAAATGCCAGTCCGCAGTATATTTCAACCACAACGCAATATACACCGCTAATATTTAGCTACAGTGTGTGGTTTAAAACCACAACTGCCGGTGGCAAACTAATAGGCATTGGCGGCAACCAAACCGGCAGCAATGCCACGCAAGACAGGAACCTGTATATGAACGATGCCGGTCAGCTTTATTACGGCGTTTACAACAACGGTACTGTAACCATCAACACCCCAAGTGGTACCGCTTACAACGACGGCCTGTGGCACCACGTTATAGTAACAGATGGCCCAACAAACGGCATGCAGATTTACGTAGATGGCACCTTGAAAGCATCTACATCTACTTACACAACACCCCAGCAAATCAGCGAGTTTTGGCGCATTGGCGGCGATAGCCTGCAGGGATGGCCAAGCCGCCCATCTAACGATTACTTTGTTGGTACACTTGACGATATTGCGATTTACAACCACGAACTTTCGGCTTCAGAGATCACATCGAACGACATGAACCTTTACAAGTTCTCTACGATGTATTGCGCTAACAATCCTTTAACCATTACAGCGCAGAGCTGGCCGGGTAGCCCTACTTACAGTTGGGTTGACAACGCCAACACCAGTCTTACCGGTACAGGCAGCCCGGTTACTTTCAGCAAAGCTACCACTACCAACTACACTTTAACTACCACCACAAATGGTTGTACGCAAAGCACTGCTATTGTAACGCCAAGCATGCAAACCTACACCTGGACAGGTGCTGCAGGTACCACCGCTGTAGGCACAGCAAATAACTGGACCAATACATCAACCGGTATAGCCGGAGTAGCACCATCGCTAAACGGCACCGAATATATCATAATACCAACAAATGGCTCAAATGTATATCCTGTGTTAACCGCTGCCAAAAGTGTATACACACTAAACATAGCAAGCGGTGCCAAGCTTGATCTGGGCAGTTACACCCTTAGTGTTGGCTGTAATATATTTAATAGCGGCACCCTTACCAAGGGTACAAGTGCAGGCTTCAATACATCTGCCATAACCTGGAATGGTGCATCGCCAATTACCGCCCAGTCATTTACCGGTAACAGTACATCAGGCTCAAGCGATGTAGGAAACATGACGGTAAATAACACCGCTACCAGCGGCGTGGTAACCCTTGCCTCGGGCAAACTTGATTTATACAACGTGCTTACCCTAACCAGCGGCAGCCTTGTGGTAAGCTCTCCGGCTACCTTCACTTTAAAAAGCGTGGCAACACAAACAGCAACAGTAGCCGCGATCCCCTCAGGTTTAAGTATTACTGGCAACGTTAGCGTTGAGCGTTACATAGCCGGAGGTTCGTCAAAACGTGGTTACCGTTTGCTAACATCGCCTGTAAATAACGGCAGCGGTGTGTTTACTGTTAACTTCCTCAAAAACTCTGCCTATGTAACCGGCACAACTAAAACAGCAGGTGGCTTTGATCTTTCGCCAAATGCCAACAACCCTTCTATCTATTTCTTCAGGGAAAACACACTTGTATCAAACACTACCTTCAGCAGCGGTAACTATCGCGGTGTAAATAATATCTCTACCGCTCCAAACTATTCTTTTGATAACGAATCTGGTACATTCACGTTGCCTGCCGGTAACGGGTTTCTGTTCTTTTTCAGGGGCGACAGGAGTGCTGGTGATATAGCTGCCGAAACAGTAGCAAGCTATGTACCAACCGGTACAACATTTACTGCTACAGGAACGCTTAATACCGGTAATATCACCGTAAAAAACTGGTATAGCCAAACTACAAGTTTATTGTATTCAACCTCCAGCAATACCGGTAGCAAAACAGTATCTGGCTTCAACCTGGTAGCCAACCCTTATGCCAGTACCATCAACATCGAGAAGTTTAACAGGCAGGCCAGCCAGGCTACTTCATCAATATATGGTAACGGCTTCCCGAATGAATCGGGTACTACGTTGAGCAGCCCGCTAAAGATCTGGGTATACAACCCAACCACCAAGCAGTACTCAACTTACGAGCAAAAAAGCACAGCGATCTCGGCTGCTGATACTACCACAACCCAAAATCCGGGTATTTCGAGCGATGGCTATGCAAGTAACCTGATTGCTTCAGGCCAAGGTTTCTTTATCAGGGCAACAGCTACAGGGCAAACCCTAACGTTCCGCGAATCGGCCAAAACAAACAGTCAGCCTTCATCAGCAATAACCCAGGCTATATTGAGTTCACCCAACAGGCCTGTAATAGCGTCTACATCAAAATTCGCGGCATTTGCGGCCATGCCAACAGAGCAAATAGCCCAATCAACTCCTGTAGCAGGTAACGGAGGCGAATCATTACTAAGGTTCAGGCTGATTAAAGATACTGTTAATACCGATGCGATAGTAATAGGTTTAAAAACGGATATCAGCCCGGCTTACAACGAAGCTAAAGACGCAGAAGATTTAGGCGGCAACGGCGCACAGGTAAGCCTCTCGGCAATGTCGAGCGATAGTGTTAAGGCTACTATTTACCGCAGCCCATACCCACATAAAGTACAGCAGGTTATCCCACTGTATGCAGATGCTACCGCTTCGGGCGCGTATCAGCTAAACTTATCGGATGTGAGCAATCTTCCTGCTTTATACCAGGTTTGGCTTAAAGACAGCTTCACCAAAGACTCGGTAGATATTAAAGCCAACACGCTTTACAACTTTAATATTGATAAAGGCAACGCTGCTTCATTCGGCAAAGACAGGTTTAAGCTAATATTACGCCAGGACCCGGCTTTGGGCCTACGCCTGGTAGATTTTACTGCAACCAAAGTAACAACCGGCGCGCAAACCGCATGGCAGGTTCAAAACGAAGCTAATTATACCTTGTTCACCGTTCAGCGGAGCACCGATAATGGTAAAACCTGGGATAACATCAGCGTATCAAAATCAAGCGGTTTGGGTGGCTACAGTTATATCGACCCTAACCCCGCCAATGGCCTGAATAAATACAGACTGCAGCTTACAGACGTAAACAGCGATATCAGCTTTTCAAAAGAATTGCCGCTGATGTACTCAAATACCAACAATAACATCAGCAACAGCCAGGTGATGGTATTCCCTAACCCGGCAACAGATTTGATTAATTTGAGTATTAAACAAACCAAAGCATCATCAAATTACAATATCCGCTTAACTAACAGTAGCGGTATATTGTTAAAAAATGTAAATATTACGCAACTTTACTGGCAAAACAACGTAAGTAACCTCACACCCGGCACTTACGTGATTGAGGTAATTGATAATAAAACCAAAAGTTTATTTGGAATAGCTAAATTTGTAAAATTGTAA
- a CDS encoding DUF4136 domain-containing protein, with the protein MKKSINTGLALLLLATLSACSSYNYYTAARNKTDLSSYRTFAWLPPATMTNKAGAVVKKEVADEKVKDAAVAALENKGLKFQEGDGNDADLLLSYSTVTGRGMRTEFYPSYYAGWGYPGIGFGYGWGWGYRRPFYGYGGWGWGYPYGGFGYGYGYGGGGYARVPYKEGTLIIDLVDNRTRKLVWRGFGVGELHNPQKTLKELPKVVSGIIEQLQLNQVQQPQLPTKKA; encoded by the coding sequence ATGAAAAAATCTATTAACACAGGGTTGGCACTTTTGCTGCTGGCCACCTTGTCGGCTTGCAGCAGTTACAATTATTATACAGCAGCCCGTAACAAAACAGATCTCTCTTCTTACCGCACATTTGCCTGGCTACCTCCTGCAACCATGACCAATAAAGCCGGCGCAGTTGTGAAAAAAGAAGTAGCAGACGAAAAGGTGAAGGATGCAGCCGTTGCTGCGCTCGAAAACAAAGGTTTAAAATTTCAGGAAGGTGATGGCAATGACGCCGATTTGCTGTTAAGCTATTCGACAGTGACCGGCCGCGGCATGCGTACCGAATTTTATCCCAGCTATTATGCCGGTTGGGGGTACCCGGGCATCGGCTTTGGTTATGGCTGGGGTTGGGGCTACCGCAGGCCATTTTATGGCTACGGTGGTTGGGGTTGGGGATATCCGTACGGCGGCTTTGGTTATGGCTACGGCTATGGCGGCGGCGGTTATGCCCGTGTACCTTATAAAGAAGGCACCCTGATTATTGACTTGGTTGATAACAGAACCCGCAAACTGGTATGGCGTGGATTTGGCGTAGGCGAATTGCACAATCCTCAAAAAACACTAAAAGAATTGCCTAAGGTGGTCAGCGGTATTATTGAACAATTGCAACTTAACCAGGTGCAGCAACCACAGCTACCTACTAAAAAGGCCTGA